One window of the Pirellulales bacterium genome contains the following:
- a CDS encoding DUF1580 domain-containing protein produces MVSLPVATANDRVSLPALAREQGVSPVSTWRWALRGCAGIVLPTFCIGHKRYTTRAAFADWVAQVTVARNGEIGGRAPAQRESAIERAERETARLGV; encoded by the coding sequence ATGGTATCCCTTCCTGTCGCCACGGCGAATGATCGTGTTTCTTTGCCGGCGCTCGCCCGCGAACAAGGCGTCTCTCCCGTAAGCACCTGGCGCTGGGCGCTCCGCGGCTGTGCCGGAATCGTGCTCCCCACTTTTTGCATTGGGCACAAGCGGTACACCACACGCGCCGCGTTCGCGGATTGGGTGGCGCAGGTGACGGTCGCGCGCAACGGCGAAATTGGCGGTCGTGCTCCCGCGCAACGGGAATCCGCAATCGAGCGCGCCGAACGTGAAACGGCGAGGTTGGGCGTATAG